The following is a genomic window from Sporocytophaga myxococcoides DSM 11118.
CCAGCCAATACTGAAATCCTGTTATATCCAATAACGGATCAGGAATCATATTTATGTCCAGAATCTTTTCAGAATGCTGATTTAGAAAGTTTTTAAAAACTTCAAACGTTTCTTCATTAGACAATTCTCCCTTCTCAATATCATTAAGTTCCGCAGACAACTCCCAATTCGCAAATTCATCCACTAATCTTATCTTTATTTCGTCGCCTTCTACCCATGCATATATAATTTCAGAAATATCTAACGTTAATGCCTCGCTTTTCTTTTCTGACTTTTCATACAAGGCTTCATTTGGGAGAAACAACTGAAAGCCACTTTTATAAATTTTCAAGTAGGGACGAGATACCTGATAGTTAGGTAATGAAAGTCTTGCTTTATAAAATGGCCCTTCTCCCATCGGATGATTAAACCCTTGAATGGTAAGATTGTATTCCAGGTTGTATGGAATCTTAAACGTAGCAAACCCTACAACGTAACTGAAATCCTCTGGTGAAAAAGAAACAGCCACAGCACGAATGGCAGCCTCTATTTGAAAAAACAGTTCTTCTCGCAGGCAAATTAAGTACTCCTGATATGCTTCTTCCAGAATATGCAAATGACCGAAGGTAATTGAAGGAGATACAACCTTATATTTTGACTGATACGCTTTTGCGTGTTCAATATAAGAACTACTAACTTCCGATTGCTTCTCCAAAGCTGCATCAGCTAGATCAAGCCATTCTGAGATATTGATTTTACCTATAACCGTTAGAGTCTCTTCGTCAAAATAGGTATCCCAATCATTTCGAATATAAACATTCAGTTTCTCAAAGCCATTATCTGGTGACAAGATAACCATCCGAAGCTTTGCAGGATCCAATTGATCTGAATGCATTGCATACTTAATGATTTCTTTTAATTCCTTCTCTATCGTATCGGTAAGTTGTAAATGCATAATAAGAAAAATAAGGAATTATGAAAATCAGATAATTTCATAATGCCTGACACATTTTTAGATAATATAATATGAAAAAAAAAATTGAGAATTTAAAGCAATTTCTCAATGGAGTGAAGCAGTAATTCCTTTTCTCTTTCACCACTCAGGTTAGCTATTTTAGCAAGAGCAAGTGTTAATTGTTTATTTTCCAGGGTTGTTTGATTTGTTTTAGCAGCCTGTATCTCTATGTTTGAAATATTTAATGCTATTGCATTTTTGCCCATTTCGTCTTTACAGAGATTTTTAAAAATGGTTGGTAAAGCTTCTACCATTTGTAACACATGACTTCTGTTTTGCTCCGTCATGGATGATAGCAAAAGGGTAATCGGTAATGATCTGGAAACAATTTGCAATAATTCATCTTCCACCAATTTGGTTTTACGCTTTAGTTCAAGCTCTGAAACGAAAACGGGCTGATTTATAAAAATATCGAGATACGTTTTGGGCTCAATTAATGATATAGCAATAATTTCCGAACATCGAACTATGTGTACATTTGATTTTGAATATACATCTGCTTGTTCTAAAAGGAATAAGGTCCCACCTTGATCTGAGCTTTGATAACCTATGACGTTGCCAAAGAATCTGTTTCCTGAATGCAAAGAAACTTCCAGTTTGGGTAAACTGGAAGTTTCTTTTGTATTAGTTGCTAATTCAGACAGGATATTGAACCATGCTGAAAAGTCTTTGAATAAATGTTCCTGATATGATGCAATCACTTCTTATAATAGTTTTTCTACATAAGATGCAATCTGTGAGTCGGTGTAAGAGCTAAAAGTGTCTCCTGCCAATTGAAAATGAAGTGAAAGCTTATTGTCTTTCAACTCCATATTCACAGCCTCTCTCTGATCTGTATTGGTAAGATATATTGTTGACAACTTTTCTTTTAAAGCTTCTTTACCCATATCATCCGAACAGATTTTTTTCACAAAAGACTCTATATCGTCAAATACAATGTCAAGTCTGGAAAGTGGATATTCGTTATAGGCTGTAAAAGAATTCCAATCTATATCAACCTTGATTGGATAGCCTGCTCTATCTTGTAATTTTGTTTCAAACTCAGGAAGTTTGCTTGTTTTGATTTCTTCTGCTAATCTTTTTTCTGCTAATCCCATTTTATTTAAAAAATTTTGTTTTTGTATTAAATAAGTCACTAAAAATCACATAACTAAATCGACATTTTAAAATAAGGATGTCAGAACTTAATTACGCTATTTTATCTGACCCTGAATTTATATAAACTAAAAATTTAAAATCGTTTCATTTTACAAACGATAGGTTTGGGTTTATTAAAGTGAACTTTAATTCTATTATCGTATAAAAAGCAATAGGGACTATAAATTGAAATTTATAAATAGCTTAAAAAATTTCAGGTATCTATAAGTAATATCTAAAGTCAGAGGATTATTGTGATTAGCAAAAAAGTATACCTCCTGGCGGACCATTTATACCAAATTAATTAAAACTATTACAATCTTTTAAACGGCCCTATCCAGGTTTTCTTGTTTATAAATTTTCTTATCAGCTCAAGGTCTTTTATTATGGCCTCTTTATGTGGAATAAGATAATGCTTCTCTGTATTAACAAAACAATTACTGTTATACCAATAATCTGTTCCATCTATTGTAATTTTTAACCAATCTCCATGTACACAGCCACCTAAATAACCTTTTTTGTTCGTATTCAAAATTACTCCTCCAGCCCCTCCGCAATGAATCCAGGTTACAAACAAATGAACTAGAAGATTATCTTTATTGTCAAAAGTTTCATATATCTTCTGCAAGAAAGGAATATTGAACCTCTGTTTTCTGAAGTCATAAAAATCCTGAGTTTCAGATAAAAGATATTCAAGAGTATCTGTATAAGATTTATATAGCCCTCTTTCATCAATTGCTTCAATCTCCTTTGAAAGCAATATTAATTCAACATTTGATAGCTTTAGATAGTATTGAATAAGAGCTGTGGCGAATGCCTCAGAGTACTGAAACATTAATATCAATTGGTTATCGGCACTGATCATTCTGTTGATTTGATAATAAAAATCATCTTTAGGACATCCGATTTCCTGATAAAAATATTTAATCTCTTTGGGAATTGAGATGCCGTGCTTCGCTTCAATACTATCAAAATCCTCCTTACTAATACATGAAATATTAGCATCGGTTAAATTGGTTTCTTTATACTTCTTCCATTTATCATAAGTATTTCTTTTTATTAAATTATCAAGATGCTCACGGTGCTCATTCAATAAGCTCAATGTTAAGTCTTGTTCAGAAAGTTCTAAAGCCATATTCAGAAAAATTAGAAACATGTTCACAAAAATAACCATTCAACAAAGATCCTTTTAAAGGAGCTGATTTGAATGATCGTAAAAACTTTAACGAATTAATGCCGGAAAAGATAATCTCTTTTTTTACTCCAAACAAAACCTTAATAACGCGCTGATAAACAACAAAATAATCACTCTTCAAAATTTTAGTCAAAACTTTTCAATCTCTATTATATTATCGTTAAAAGTTTTCTGCAGTTTTAATTTCCTGTCATTTGTTTTTAAATAAATCCCATAGAGTTTGCTTTTTGTATCATTTGATACAAACTCTAAAAAATAAATCCACTTTCTTGAAGATCAATTTATAAAGCTATTGCCTAAGTATATAATAGTCCGGAACGTCAATCAGCATATAGTGTAGTTCCGATTATCAATTGTCAATGCAACTGCAACTATGTTATGAAAATATTTAAAGATTTATTCATCAAACACAACAATCTGAACGAAAGTAATTTTTACATTTTGTATAGTAACAACACATGCCTAAGCGGTGTGATTGAGATTGTACCTGGATCAGATGGAGGACATGTGGAAAATTCGATAATAAAAGAACCAACCATTGAAGGCCGGTATACTTTGAGAGATAACAGCATCGACCTTCAATTGCAGGATGGTGAATGGATATCATGGAAAAAAATTACAGATGATTTGTATCAGGAAAATGATCGGGAAATCATTCGTCTTACAGATTACAATCTAACTGAAGCATTTCTTATTACCCATCAGAATCAGATTCAGAAAAAAATAGAAGCTGTACAACCTGGCTATACAGTGCTTGACACAGGACTTGAGACTGAAAATATTTTTGTAGCTAACTGGTTTCTAGGTAACACATGCAGTTACTCCTGCAGCTATTGCCCTTCTTACCTTAATGATGGCTCTATCCCATGGACTGACCTTGAGATTCTGAAAAACTTCATTGATACTCTTTTTGAGAAAAAGGCTGGACAAAAAATTGTAATAGAGTTTACCGGCGGAGAAGTCACGCTTTACAAAGATTATGGAGCTCTATGTTCATATATAAAGTCTAAAGGCGGTGTCATTTCAATGATAACCAATGGTTCGAGAACAATGGACTGGTGGAGAAAGAATGTTCAGCATTTTGATGTAATAGCATTCAGTTACCATACAGAGTTTGCTGATCGCGCGAAATATCTGGAGCTTGCCGATTTTCTAAAAGATAAAGTAGACCTGAACTGTAATATTATGACTCCTCCTGGCAAGCTAGACTTCTGCCAGGAACTGGGAGAAGATATTCGTAAGCTGGGCATATATACTGTAAACCTGATGCCATTGATAGAAGATTTGGAAGGTGAACTCCTGCCAGGCTACACACAACTTGAACTTGATGAGATAGATCAATTCAACTCTACTACTTCGGCAGAACCTATTGTCAATAAAACAAAGGTTATCAATAAGAGATCTGATCTTTCAAAGGTTTATCCAGATGGAAAAAGACAAAAGGTATCTCCTCCTCTTCTGGTTTCTTCAAAGGAAAATACCTGGTGGGGTTGGAATTGCTTAAGCGGAGTTACTCAAATAGCCATTAATGCTAATGGTGATATATTCCGCGGATGGTGCATGGTTGGCGGAAAGATCGGTAACATAGGAAACCCTAACTTAAAACTTCCGGACGATCCTGTTTTGTGCAACAAAGAATTATGTCATTGTCATTTTGACTTTTATTCCAAAAAAGAAATTGTATAAACATACTGACATCAATTAAACTGAATTCACTTATATAGATATGTCATCAACCACTAGTTTTTATTTCCAGGTCTATTACAACAGAATGGAGATAAACCGTTTCCTCTTTGAATGCTTACTACCATTACATGAAGAAGCGCCGGAAGAGGATGGATTTGATTTCTTTCATGAAACCAGCTTCCACAGAGGTGATCACTTTAAGATTTATTTTATATTCAAAAAATCTGTAAGTCCTGATTACATAAGAGAAAAATACATTTCCAGGATCAAGCTCTTCTTGCAGGAAAATCCAAGCGCTCCTTTGGACCCAGCCTTCTATTTTCCTGAAAACTTTTTCCTGAGATATCCTAACAATAGCATTCAAGAGTTTGAAATGAACATTAGCATGAATAAATCATTTACGGAAAGTGATTTTATTAATGAAAAACTCCTTGACTTTTTAAGTAGATACACTCCCAACATGCTAGAAAACAGGGGAACTTTCAATGATGATCTGGTTTTCGCAACAGGACTGGTATTGTCAGATTCGGTGGTAACCGTTTTGAGCGAAAGCAGACCTGAAAAAGCAGACTTCTTCGAATGGCATTTTAAAGAGAGCATGCCCACTGCTGATTACTTTTCCAGAAAGGATAAAGAATTAAGAAAGCTTAAGCAGAAACAAATCAAAGAACTTGGCGAGCTTATGCGCAGGAGCTATATTGAACAAAAAGACACTATAATTTCCATGCTTGAGGCTTTTGCTGAGGATGTAGAAGACACCGACTTTTACTGGCTCGATGATTTCAGGAAAGATCTTTTTGCAATTAAGCATATTATCAAGGAAGAGAAAGTTATTTTACCCCATTGGTTCAAATATACTTCCAATACAAAAACAAGGCTTCAGGACCAGGAGAAATGGCCTATAATGGCATCTATCCTCAAACATATTTATACCACCCTTGGCTTACAAGAAGAGAACTCTCTTCAGACATTATATATGCTTAAGGAATATTACAAGGATGTGGAGAAAAAACTGGCTTAGTCTGCTTCATTTAAGTTTAGTAAAACACAGCTCCAATTTGTTCAATAAAAAATCCTCGGAAACGAGGATTTTTTTATTACTTCTGAATAAAGTAATCTAACATCCAAAATCCATTTCCCCTCTAAATTCAGTCCATTTGATATTTTTGCTGACTCCCATGCCTTTCCGAATTAAGCAAAATTCTTTCAAGCTAAAGCGCGGAAATATCTGGCTATAGCCTGGAGGTTATATGCTTTAGCCTGGAAGCTCCATGCTTACTCCTGGAACTTCCATGGGAACTTCTGGAACTTCCGGAAAGCTCCCGGAGGTTCTGGAAATTCATTCAGAAGCTTCAGGAGCACTCCCAGAAGGTGGAGGCTAAAGCCGCAAAGGTGCAGGCTAAAGCAAATTCTTTCCAGGCTATAGCCTAATAGTTACATGCTTTAGCCTGAAAGCTGTCTCGTCCTGAAATAGGTTTACAGGTTTAAACCCTGTAAAAGATGACAGAAATTAAATTTTTAAAGAAAAGAGGCAGAGGAAAAAGAAAGAATACTCAGCCCTATGATATTGGATTA
Proteins encoded in this region:
- a CDS encoding radical SAM protein: MKIFKDLFIKHNNLNESNFYILYSNNTCLSGVIEIVPGSDGGHVENSIIKEPTIEGRYTLRDNSIDLQLQDGEWISWKKITDDLYQENDREIIRLTDYNLTEAFLITHQNQIQKKIEAVQPGYTVLDTGLETENIFVANWFLGNTCSYSCSYCPSYLNDGSIPWTDLEILKNFIDTLFEKKAGQKIVIEFTGGEVTLYKDYGALCSYIKSKGGVISMITNGSRTMDWWRKNVQHFDVIAFSYHTEFADRAKYLELADFLKDKVDLNCNIMTPPGKLDFCQELGEDIRKLGIYTVNLMPLIEDLEGELLPGYTQLELDEIDQFNSTTSAEPIVNKTKVINKRSDLSKVYPDGKRQKVSPPLLVSSKENTWWGWNCLSGVTQIAINANGDIFRGWCMVGGKIGNIGNPNLKLPDDPVLCNKELCHCHFDFYSKKEIV